A window from Acidobacteriota bacterium encodes these proteins:
- a CDS encoding fused MFS/spermidine synthase codes for MNDRSASPLSTANPYFPAILLLFVGSGCAALIYEIVWFQLLQLVIGSSAISLGVLLGTFMGGMCLGSFVLPRYIDPRHHPLRVYAYLELGIGAMGLLLLFGMPLVNGIYAAIGGGHVAVRAIVAALCLLPPTLMMGATLPAIARWVRTTPEGVSWLGFFYGGNIAGAVLGSLGAGFYLLRVYDSAVTTFVAAALNVAVAVAALAITRVTSHEPEPEPAGGVVRAEGSGVVYLAIALSGMTALASEVLWTRLLSLLFGATVYAFSLILGVFLFGLGIGSSLGSAIARSTARPRAALGWCQLLLCGAMGWAAYMLMRSLPYWPINPSIASDPWFNFQLDMVRCLWVVLPGAILWGASFPLALAAVAAPGQDAGRLVGGVYAANTVGAIVGSLVSGLVMVVYFGTPEAQQILIIVSALSGLMLLAPVITEQVGSRTQRWVMTVLLVAATGAAGLVVRSMPDVPGILVAYGRYAATWVGLTDIIYVGEGMNAFVAVSQTSTGVRNYHNAGKVQASSEPQDMRLQRMLGHFTHLIPKAPKNALVIGCGAGVTAGAVSIGPLVEHMTIAEIEPLVPASVSKYFGEHNYNVVDNPKVTVHIDDARHFLLTTDQMFDAITSDPLDPWVKGAATLYTREFFEIVKRHLNPGGVVTLFVQLYESNPAAVKSEIGTFLEAFPNGVVWGNTNNGQGYDLVLMGQVEPTKINVDELQARLDDPKFAQVKQSLAEIGIFSAVDLLSNYAGTASDLAPWLKDAAINRDRNLKLQYLAGMGLNLYQSGPIYADMLQYAKYPEHLFEGSPASIQAVRDGIQRTIGRTLGR; via the coding sequence ATGAACGACCGATCGGCCTCACCCCTGAGCACGGCCAACCCCTACTTCCCGGCGATTCTCCTGCTGTTCGTGGGCAGCGGGTGCGCGGCCCTGATCTACGAGATCGTCTGGTTCCAGCTCCTGCAGCTGGTCATCGGGTCCTCGGCGATCTCGCTGGGCGTGCTGCTCGGGACGTTCATGGGCGGCATGTGCCTCGGCAGCTTCGTCCTGCCTCGGTACATCGATCCGCGGCACCATCCTCTTCGCGTCTATGCCTACCTCGAGCTCGGCATCGGCGCGATGGGATTGCTCCTGCTGTTCGGCATGCCGCTCGTCAACGGCATCTACGCGGCGATCGGTGGCGGCCACGTGGCCGTGCGCGCGATCGTCGCCGCGTTGTGCCTGCTGCCGCCGACGCTGATGATGGGCGCGACGCTGCCGGCCATCGCCCGCTGGGTCCGAACGACGCCCGAAGGCGTGTCCTGGCTCGGGTTCTTCTACGGAGGCAACATCGCGGGCGCCGTGCTCGGCAGCCTCGGCGCCGGCTTCTATCTGCTGCGCGTGTACGACAGCGCCGTCACGACGTTCGTCGCCGCGGCGCTCAACGTGGCGGTGGCGGTGGCGGCGCTCGCCATCACGCGCGTGACCTCGCACGAGCCCGAGCCGGAACCGGCCGGCGGCGTGGTCCGGGCCGAAGGCTCGGGCGTCGTCTATCTGGCGATTGCGCTGTCGGGCATGACGGCGCTCGCGTCCGAGGTCCTGTGGACGCGCTTGCTGTCGCTGCTGTTCGGGGCGACGGTCTATGCCTTCTCGCTGATTCTCGGCGTGTTCCTGTTCGGCCTCGGCATCGGCAGCAGCCTGGGGTCGGCGATCGCGCGCAGCACGGCACGGCCGCGCGCGGCGCTCGGCTGGTGCCAGCTCCTGCTCTGCGGCGCCATGGGCTGGGCGGCATACATGCTGATGCGCTCGCTGCCGTATTGGCCCATCAATCCGTCGATTGCGTCGGACCCGTGGTTCAACTTCCAGCTCGACATGGTGAGATGCCTCTGGGTCGTGCTGCCTGGCGCGATCCTCTGGGGCGCCAGCTTTCCGCTTGCGCTCGCTGCGGTCGCCGCGCCTGGGCAGGATGCCGGCAGGCTCGTCGGCGGCGTGTACGCGGCCAATACCGTGGGGGCCATCGTCGGATCGCTCGTGTCGGGGCTGGTGATGGTCGTCTACTTCGGCACGCCCGAAGCCCAGCAGATCCTGATTATCGTCTCGGCCCTGTCCGGGCTGATGCTGCTCGCCCCCGTGATTACCGAGCAGGTCGGGTCGAGGACGCAGCGATGGGTGATGACCGTGCTGCTCGTCGCCGCCACCGGTGCCGCCGGCCTCGTCGTGCGTTCGATGCCGGACGTGCCCGGCATCCTCGTCGCGTACGGCCGCTACGCCGCGACCTGGGTCGGGCTCACCGACATCATCTACGTCGGCGAAGGGATGAATGCGTTCGTCGCCGTGTCCCAGACGTCGACCGGCGTCCGCAACTACCACAACGCCGGCAAGGTGCAGGCCTCGAGCGAGCCTCAGGACATGCGGCTGCAGCGGATGCTCGGCCACTTCACGCACCTGATTCCGAAGGCGCCGAAGAACGCCCTCGTCATCGGCTGCGGCGCCGGCGTCACGGCCGGCGCGGTGTCGATCGGCCCGCTCGTCGAGCACATGACGATCGCCGAGATCGAGCCGCTGGTGCCGGCGTCCGTCTCGAAGTACTTCGGCGAGCACAATTACAACGTCGTGGACAACCCCAAGGTCACGGTCCACATCGACGATGCCCGCCACTTCCTGCTGACGACCGACCAGATGTTCGACGCGATCACGTCGGACCCGCTCGACCCGTGGGTGAAGGGGGCGGCGACGCTCTACACGCGGGAGTTCTTCGAGATCGTGAAGCGGCATCTGAATCCCGGCGGCGTCGTGACGCTGTTCGTGCAGCTCTACGAGAGCAATCCCGCGGCGGTGAAGAGCGAGATCGGCACTTTCCTCGAGGCGTTTCCCAACGGCGTCGTCTGGGGGAACACGAACAACGGGCAGGGCTACGACCTCGTGCTGATGGGCCAGGTCGAGCCGACGAAGATCAACGTCGACGAGCTGCAGGCCAGGCTCGACGATCCGAAGTTCGCGCAGGTGAAGCAGTCGCTGGCGGAGATCGGCATCTTCTCGGCCGTGGACCTGCTCTCGAACTACGCCGGCACGGCCAGCGACCTGGCGCCGTGGCTCAAGGACGCGGCGATCAATCGCGACCGGAACCTGAAGCTGCAGTATCTCGCCGGGATGGGGCTGAACCTCTATCAGAGCGGTCCGATCTACGCCGACATGCTCCAGTACGCCAAGTATCCTGAGCACCTGTTCGAGGGATCGCCCGCGTCGATCCAGGCGGTTCGCGACGGCATCCAGCGGACGATCGGTCGCACGCTCGGCCGGTAG